The Patescibacteria group bacterium genome contains the following window.
CATCTACAGATCCGCCATAAAGTATTGGTATCTTTTCTCCCTTTTGTCTTCCAAAAACATCTACAAGAATCTTTTTAATATAAATTGATACTTCAAACACCTTCTCCGGAGAATCGGCATTCTTGCCGGACTTGCCTATCGCCCAAATAGGCTCATAAGCTATTATCAAATTGCCTGCTAGTTTACTTGGTACGGATTTGAGCCCTTCCAATAACTCTGTCTTTATAAAATTAAGATAATCACCGTCTTCATCTCGCTTTCTCTCTCCAACACAAAGTATAACCTTAAGCCCTGAGATAAGCGCGTACTTTACCTTCTTGTTTATCATCAAATTATCTTCCCCTAAGTGCTCCCTCCTCTCAGAGTGTCCGATGATTACATATTTCACTCCGAGCTTCTTTAGCATTGTGGCGGAGACCTCTCCCGTGTACGCTGTTTTCTTCTCATCCCAAAATATATCCTGAACACCAAGCGCCAGTTGGCTCTTGGTGTGAAGTCCGCCTTGGGCGGATGGAGCTAAAATCCCCAAATAAACAAAAGGTGGGCAACTAACCATCTCTACATTCTTTAAATTACGAGAATTCTTCTTGGCGGAATTAAAAATCTTTTTTGCTGTCTCTTTATCAGCAGGATTCATCTTCCAATTAGCGACAATCAATTTCTTCATATCTATAAAAATTATTTATTTTTATCAAGTTTTATATTTTTCTTCACCTTATCTTCAATAGCCCACATAATAGTGAAAATAAATATAGTAAGGGCACTGACAAAAACGGCTATGGCATAAAGCTCATAACCAACCGCCATCCCTATACCGGCTGCCATCCACAAACCAGCCGCTGTGGTAAGCCCTCTTAACTTAGACCTCTTGAAGATTATAAGCCCGGCGCCTATAAAACCGATTCCAACAATGACCTGAGAAGCGACTCGAAGCGGGTCAAAATTTGTAATCCCTATATATCGAGATGTAACAGTATTTGAGATGACAATAAAAAGAGCCGCACTCATGCTTACCAAGGCATAAGTCCTCATGCCCGCTGTCTTATGAGCAACTGATCTCTCAATACCTATAATGCCACCTAGTAAAGCCGCGACAGCCAACTGAAGAAATATATTTAAATTTTGGATAAATGTTAATTCCATAAAAAGATTATACCGTTTTTCCGATATTTTTTATATCCGATAAAAGCTCTTGTTTTTTTTCATCATTAAATTTTCTTAAAGAGCTTATAATTTTAATATCTACCGGGTTAACGCCGCAAAATTCCAAAACAATTTTTTTTAAAGCGACAACGCTTGGCGCGCCAAAAAGCTTCTCGCTTATTTTTTGCTTATTGTCCATGGTAACTATAAGGTGAGCGCTCTTCCCGCTTAAAAGTCTGTCCGGGTAAGGTTGCCCTTTATTGAACTTGAAACCGAAACCCGGCAAGAAAACCCTATCCACAAATCCCTTCATAAGAGCCGGCATTCCTCCCCACCAAGTAGGGTACACAAACACAAGATGATCTGCCCAGCGCATATCTTCTTGAGCTTTC
Protein-coding sequences here:
- a CDS encoding MgtC/SapB family protein — its product is MELTFIQNLNIFLQLAVAALLGGIIGIERSVAHKTAGMRTYALVSMSAALFIVISNTVTSRYIGITNFDPLRVASQVIVGIGFIGAGLIIFKRSKLRGLTTAAGLWMAAGIGMAVGYELYAIAVFVSALTIFIFTIMWAIEDKVKKNIKLDKNK
- a CDS encoding NAD(P)H-dependent oxidoreductase, with amino-acid sequence MNKKVTVILGHPSRESFCGSIMQSYIDGAKESGKEVREVYIGDLKFDPILWKGYSSIQELEEDLKKAQEDMRWADHLVFVYPTWWGGMPALMKGFVDRVFLPGFGFKFNKGQPYPDRLLSGKSAHLIVTMDNKQKISEKLFGAPSVVALKKIVLEFCGVNPVDIKIISSLRKFNDEKKQELLSDIKNIGKTV
- a CDS encoding triose-phosphate isomerase, with the protein product MKKLIVANWKMNPADKETAKKIFNSAKKNSRNLKNVEMVSCPPFVYLGILAPSAQGGLHTKSQLALGVQDIFWDEKKTAYTGEVSATMLKKLGVKYVIIGHSERREHLGEDNLMINKKVKYALISGLKVILCVGERKRDEDGDYLNFIKTELLEGLKSVPSKLAGNLIIAYEPIWAIGKSGKNADSPEKVFEVSIYIKKILVDVFGRQKGEKIPILYGGSVDAKNTAGFLSSGGVSGLLIGHKSLEIESFKEILEMANNIKN